One part of the Gemmatimonadota bacterium genome encodes these proteins:
- a CDS encoding TonB-dependent receptor has product MRTRCIFLTGLLFVLSSAFLQGQSSPRVLGRLIDARTEHPIEGAAVSLPDLGLRTVTDADGRFRFVAVPPGTHAVRVEHIAYGTHVDAMNVGAGTEHAFQMALTQRALQLEPIDVSVLRREGSASTRSNVITRDMIESVAGRSRHIGDLVRSYIPSASVSEARGGFLCLEFRGASSSRTTGCNYPLIVLDGLPVTGAPRFLRDLSVQDLERVEYVPASQGAVRYGFGATHGVLVIDTRRSGIVPAEVQETDGRFPNYAWSAEPSGHPTARAFLGATAGALAGSLAGLAAVGCLPGTTDAGVGCLEDAGAGAGLAALTLPLVASTVGARWMGRTDRSRGKWLPSLVMTALPAALGYSVYVDGERSGFRSERLLGVALVSIATPLVSTLADHLFRSRLP; this is encoded by the coding sequence ATGCGGACTCGCTGCATCTTCCTCACCGGCCTGCTCTTCGTCCTGAGCAGTGCGTTCCTCCAGGGCCAGTCGTCGCCTCGTGTGCTCGGTCGCCTGATCGACGCGCGCACCGAACACCCCATCGAGGGTGCCGCGGTCTCGCTGCCCGACCTCGGCCTCCGGACGGTCACGGACGCGGACGGCCGGTTCCGCTTCGTCGCGGTGCCGCCGGGGACCCACGCGGTCCGCGTCGAGCACATCGCCTACGGCACGCATGTCGATGCGATGAACGTCGGCGCCGGGACCGAGCATGCCTTCCAGATGGCGCTGACCCAGCGGGCGCTGCAGCTCGAGCCCATCGACGTGTCGGTCCTGCGCCGCGAGGGCAGCGCCAGCACCCGCTCCAACGTGATCACGCGCGACATGATCGAATCCGTCGCGGGGCGTTCGCGGCATATCGGCGACCTGGTGCGGAGCTACATCCCGAGCGCCTCAGTGTCGGAGGCACGGGGCGGTTTCCTCTGCCTCGAGTTCCGCGGCGCGTCGAGCAGCCGGACCACCGGCTGCAACTACCCGCTCATCGTGCTCGACGGCCTGCCCGTGACGGGTGCCCCGCGCTTCCTGCGGGATCTCAGCGTCCAGGACCTGGAGCGCGTCGAATACGTTCCGGCCAGTCAGGGCGCGGTACGCTACGGCTTCGGCGCCACCCACGGCGTACTCGTGATCGACACCCGCCGCTCGGGCATCGTGCCTGCGGAGGTGCAGGAGACGGACGGGCGCTTCCCCAACTACGCCTGGTCGGCCGAGCCGTCGGGGCACCCCACGGCTCGCGCGTTCCTGGGCGCGACCGCGGGGGCCCTGGCGGGCAGCCTCGCCGGCCTGGCGGCGGTGGGCTGCCTGCCCGGCACGACCGACGCCGGGGTGGGGTGCCTGGAGGACGCGGGCGCCGGTGCCGGTCTGGCGGCACTCACCCTTCCGCTGGTGGCGTCGACCGTGGGGGCACGCTGGATGGGCCGGACGGACCGGTCCCGGGGAAAGTGGCTGCCCAGCCTGGTCATGACGGCCCTGCCGGCCGCGTTGGGCTACTCCGTCTACGTGGACGGCGAGCGGTCCGGCTTCCGTAGCGAGCGGCTGCTGGGCGTGGCGCTCGTCTCCATCGCGACCCCCCTGGTCTCGACGCTGGCCGACCACCTGTTCCGGAGCCGCCTGCCCTGA
- a CDS encoding GAF domain-containing sensor histidine kinase has protein sequence MTVPAGPATQKSIDDLLREQETLRAFVESISSELDLDPLLHRILRHACELIGADDGAIGLVDEALGVVRTEAIYNMPIEELGALHPPGVGMAGQVLATGEPILLDRYADLNVPSRRYHAQNAVLGFPIRWRDRMIGFIGIGRRPLPDEEGTLRSAPFQRDDLDALGVFARHAGIAIDNARRYQREQERSEAMTLLTRVGQIITTDLDLEDILQNAADAIHEVLGYPNVAIPTLEPGDPPVLAIRHVGGSYKALLQRVYRQPITTGIMGAAARERRAILVNDVEADPRWVHTPGSVGIVAELAIPIVIGDAVVGVLNVEGGEPFTEADVESLSIVAGQLAVAIVNARLHQQARDLAVLEERQRLARDLHDSVTQLLFGTVMIAESLSTAWKRDAAEGERRTARMLELSRAALGEMRALLSELKPAEPPPPPPEHDRARFGSALLREGGLVAALRAGVSQVTGPGIELLLDTDGYRPQAYSLERALYRVAQEAVSNALRHAQPSSVEVRVTVRGGEVILLVVDDGSGIPEDALRPRIAGDGDGGHGLRNMRERVGEFGGTLEITGGPQGGTCIRAAVPVRPAEEGDER, from the coding sequence ATGACGGTGCCCGCAGGACCCGCCACCCAGAAGAGCATCGACGATCTCCTGCGCGAGCAGGAGACGTTGCGGGCCTTCGTGGAGTCCATCAGCAGCGAGCTGGACCTGGACCCGCTGCTGCACCGGATCCTGCGGCACGCCTGTGAGCTCATCGGTGCCGACGACGGCGCCATCGGTCTGGTGGACGAGGCCCTGGGCGTGGTCCGCACGGAAGCGATCTACAACATGCCCATCGAAGAGCTGGGCGCGCTCCATCCGCCGGGGGTGGGGATGGCGGGTCAGGTGCTCGCCACGGGCGAGCCCATCCTCCTGGACCGCTACGCGGACCTGAACGTCCCTTCGCGCCGCTACCACGCCCAGAACGCCGTGCTCGGCTTCCCCATCCGGTGGCGGGACCGGATGATCGGCTTCATCGGGATCGGCCGTCGCCCCCTTCCGGACGAGGAGGGCACGCTGCGTTCGGCACCCTTCCAGCGGGACGACCTGGACGCGCTGGGCGTGTTCGCCCGCCATGCGGGCATCGCCATCGACAACGCCCGGCGCTATCAGCGCGAGCAGGAGCGGAGCGAGGCGATGACCCTGCTCACGCGCGTGGGGCAGATCATCACCACCGATCTCGACCTCGAAGACATCCTGCAGAACGCGGCCGACGCCATCCACGAGGTGCTCGGCTATCCCAACGTGGCCATCCCCACGCTGGAACCCGGAGATCCGCCGGTGCTGGCCATCCGGCACGTGGGAGGGAGCTACAAGGCGTTGCTCCAGCGCGTGTACCGTCAGCCGATCACCACGGGCATCATGGGCGCGGCCGCGCGCGAGCGCCGGGCGATCCTCGTCAACGACGTCGAGGCGGATCCACGATGGGTGCACACGCCGGGATCCGTGGGAATCGTGGCCGAGTTGGCCATTCCCATCGTCATCGGAGACGCTGTCGTGGGCGTGCTCAATGTCGAGGGAGGTGAGCCCTTCACCGAGGCGGACGTGGAGAGCCTCTCGATCGTGGCCGGTCAGCTCGCCGTGGCCATCGTGAACGCCCGGCTGCATCAACAGGCCCGCGACCTGGCCGTGCTCGAGGAGCGGCAGCGGCTCGCGCGCGACCTGCATGACTCGGTCACCCAGCTGCTGTTCGGCACGGTCATGATCGCGGAGTCGCTCAGCACCGCCTGGAAGCGGGACGCGGCCGAAGGCGAGCGGCGCACCGCACGCATGCTGGAGCTGAGCAGGGCCGCGCTCGGCGAGATGCGCGCGCTCCTGAGCGAGCTCAAGCCGGCTGAGCCCCCGCCCCCGCCCCCGGAGCACGACCGCGCCCGCTTCGGCTCCGCGTTGCTCCGCGAGGGCGGGCTCGTGGCGGCCCTGCGCGCCGGAGTGAGTCAGGTCACGGGCCCCGGCATCGAGCTGCTGCTGGACACGGACGGGTACCGACCGCAGGCGTATTCGCTCGAGCGGGCGCTGTACCGCGTGGCACAGGAAGCGGTCAGCAACGCGCTGCGCCACGCGCAGCCGTCGAGCGTGGAGGTGCGCGTGACCGTCCGCGGCGGGGAGGTGATCCTTCTCGTGGTGGATGACGGCAGCGGCATCCCGGAGGACGCGCTGCGCCCACGGATCGCAGGCGATGGAGACGGAGGCCACGGCCTGCGCAACATGCGCGAGCGTGTGGGCGAGTTCGGGGGGACCCTGGAGATCACGGGTGGACCGCAGGGGGGCACGTGCATCCGTGCTGCCGTGCCGGTCCGCCCCGCCGAGGAGGGAGACGAACGATGA
- a CDS encoding response regulator transcription factor, translated as MSTIRVVIADDHAVVREGLGLFLSEEAPDIELVGHARTGAEALERVVELQPDVVLMDLVMPKMDGLEAMRQLRAAGTRARVIVLTTYIEEAKVREALGLGAVGYLLKDVGRDDLTAAIRAAHEGRTTLHPDAQQMLVHHLTAPVRTSPLEELTERERDVLKLIASGMSNKAIAKTLFLSVGTVKGYVSAVLAKLGVSDRTQAALVAVREGLVDVGADA; from the coding sequence ATGAGCACGATCCGGGTGGTGATCGCGGACGACCACGCCGTGGTGCGCGAAGGACTGGGCCTGTTCCTGTCGGAGGAGGCGCCCGACATCGAGCTGGTGGGTCATGCCCGAACGGGCGCCGAGGCCCTCGAGCGCGTCGTGGAGCTACAGCCGGACGTGGTCCTGATGGACCTGGTGATGCCCAAGATGGACGGCCTGGAGGCCATGCGGCAGTTGAGAGCCGCGGGCACCCGGGCTCGCGTGATCGTGCTGACCACGTACATCGAAGAGGCCAAGGTGCGGGAGGCCCTGGGCCTGGGCGCCGTGGGCTACCTGCTGAAGGACGTCGGCCGCGACGACCTGACCGCCGCCATCCGCGCCGCGCACGAAGGGCGCACGACGCTGCACCCGGACGCGCAGCAGATGCTGGTGCACCACCTGACCGCGCCCGTACGGACGTCCCCGTTGGAGGAGCTCACCGAACGCGAACGGGACGTGCTCAAGCTCATCGCGTCGGGGATGAGCAACAAGGCGATCGCCAAGACGCTCTTCCTGAGCGTCGGCACCGTCAAAGGCTACGTGAGCGCGGTGCTGGCCAAGCTCGGCGTGAGTGACCGCACGCAGGCGGCCCTCGTGGCGGTGCGGGAGGGACTGGTCGACGTCGGCGCGGACGCGTAG
- a CDS encoding sigma-70 family RNA polymerase sigma factor, translating into MSDDALSRARADGPDGATDAELVQRAQGGDGVAFGALVRRHLAVAFAVARPLVESEQDAEDVCQDAFVRALERLEDCREPERFRAWLLTIVRNRAHNVRKYERVRRTEELSGETHAGGALPDADMERTEIRERTTGALDVLTDMQRSVLVLHDHEGWKHAEIGSRLGISDGASRFHLHAARKRLKVLLADLAPPTRRASSRGERNE; encoded by the coding sequence GTGAGCGACGACGCCCTCTCCCGAGCGCGGGCCGACGGCCCGGACGGCGCCACGGACGCCGAGCTGGTCCAACGCGCCCAGGGTGGGGACGGCGTCGCGTTCGGTGCCCTGGTGCGCCGCCATCTGGCGGTGGCCTTCGCCGTGGCCCGCCCCCTCGTGGAGAGCGAACAGGACGCCGAGGACGTCTGCCAGGACGCCTTCGTGCGTGCGTTGGAGCGCCTCGAGGACTGCCGCGAGCCCGAGCGCTTCAGGGCCTGGCTGCTGACGATCGTGCGCAACCGGGCCCACAACGTGCGGAAGTACGAGCGGGTCCGCCGTACCGAGGAGCTCAGCGGAGAGACGCACGCCGGCGGTGCGCTGCCGGACGCGGACATGGAGCGGACGGAGATCCGGGAGCGGACCACCGGCGCGCTCGACGTGTTGACCGACATGCAGCGCTCCGTGCTCGTCCTGCACGACCACGAGGGCTGGAAGCACGCGGAGATCGGAAGCCGGCTCGGGATCTCGGACGGCGCCTCCCGCTTCCACCTGCATGCGGCTCGCAAGCGGCTGAAGGTGCTGCTCGCGGACCTTGCGCCGCCGACGCGGCGCGCATCCTCCCGAGGGGAGAGGAACGAATGA
- the soxC gene encoding sulfite dehydrogenase, translating to MSAPPEDPKPLSRRALLAGAAGALGASVLGGAALEGTASALPPAQAGPPQVPPDPSAVLGRLPNEVGERSPFVRPVRDPSPTSSRTPLQDLHGIITPSDLHFERHHGGVALVDPAAYRLLIHGMVERPMVFTLDDLLRYPSISRIHFLECSGNFPTRAGPETPAQRVCGLTSTSEWTGVPLSTLLNEVGVRPEATWMIAEGQDAALMARSIPMEKAWDDAFIAYGQNGEPLRPEQGYPARLFLPGWEGNTNVKWLRRLELTDGPLMAREETSRYSDPLGDGTVRQFSFVMDARSIITTPSWPQRLRPGWNEIRGIAWSGRGRITGVDVSLDGGEEWQRADLQEPVFSKAHTRFRFMWHWDGARTEIASRATDETGYVQPTRAQLLEARSARTSYHLNPITAWVVEPDGQVLYREEPWA from the coding sequence ATGAGCGCACCGCCGGAGGATCCGAAGCCCCTGTCGCGACGCGCCCTGCTCGCCGGCGCGGCAGGGGCGCTCGGCGCCTCCGTGCTGGGTGGCGCTGCGCTCGAGGGCACCGCTTCGGCGCTGCCGCCCGCGCAGGCGGGACCGCCCCAGGTTCCGCCCGATCCGTCCGCCGTGCTGGGACGGCTTCCCAACGAGGTGGGGGAGCGCTCCCCGTTCGTCCGCCCCGTGCGCGACCCCAGTCCCACGTCCTCGCGCACACCGCTCCAGGATCTGCACGGCATCATCACGCCGTCGGACCTGCACTTCGAGCGGCATCACGGGGGCGTGGCCCTGGTGGATCCCGCGGCCTACCGGCTGCTGATCCACGGGATGGTGGAGCGCCCCATGGTGTTCACGCTGGACGACCTGCTGCGCTACCCGTCCATCTCGCGCATCCACTTCCTGGAGTGCTCGGGCAACTTCCCCACCCGGGCGGGCCCCGAGACGCCGGCCCAACGCGTGTGCGGGCTGACGAGCACCAGCGAGTGGACGGGCGTGCCGCTGTCGACGCTGCTGAACGAGGTGGGCGTGCGTCCCGAGGCCACCTGGATGATCGCCGAAGGACAGGACGCCGCGCTGATGGCGCGCAGCATCCCCATGGAGAAGGCCTGGGACGACGCCTTCATCGCCTACGGGCAGAACGGGGAGCCGCTGCGTCCCGAGCAGGGGTACCCGGCCCGCCTGTTCCTGCCGGGCTGGGAAGGCAACACCAACGTGAAGTGGCTGCGCCGCCTGGAGCTCACGGACGGGCCGCTGATGGCGCGCGAGGAGACATCCCGGTACAGCGATCCGCTGGGCGACGGCACGGTCCGGCAGTTCTCCTTCGTGATGGACGCGCGCTCGATCATCACCACCCCGTCGTGGCCGCAGCGGCTCCGACCCGGGTGGAACGAGATCCGCGGGATCGCCTGGAGCGGGCGCGGGCGCATCACGGGTGTGGACGTGAGCCTGGACGGCGGGGAAGAGTGGCAGCGCGCGGACCTGCAGGAGCCGGTCTTCTCGAAGGCGCATACGCGCTTCCGCTTCATGTGGCACTGGGACGGTGCGCGCACCGAGATCGCCAGCCGCGCCACGGACGAGACAGGCTACGTGCAGCCGACCCGCGCGCAGCTCCTGGAGGCGCGCAGCGCCCGCACGTCCTACCACCTCAACCCGATCACGGCCTGGGTCGTCGAGCCGGACGGGCAGGTGCTGTACCGCGAGGAGCCGTGGGCGTGA
- a CDS encoding cytochrome c produces the protein MNGRSCAGGALVLAVASVACAGDGAGGAPGLGTAGAAASSTTPLAASETLPTHWGLGSDAPDALIAAWDLDVGPDGSGLPPGRGTAAEGARLYQQLCASCHGLAAEGQTINPALVVRGTPEEAFRARGIGEFWPYATTLYDYIRRSMPQTAPGSLTPDQVYALVAFLLAENGRIGRDEVVDQTTLPAVEMPGRTRFVLDDRTGGPTIR, from the coding sequence GTGAACGGCCGCAGCTGCGCCGGCGGCGCGCTGGTCCTGGCGGTCGCGAGCGTCGCCTGCGCCGGCGACGGCGCGGGCGGTGCCCCCGGCCTCGGCACGGCGGGAGCCGCCGCCTCCTCGACGACGCCCCTGGCCGCGTCGGAGACGCTGCCCACCCACTGGGGACTCGGCTCCGACGCGCCCGACGCACTGATCGCGGCCTGGGACCTGGACGTGGGCCCCGACGGGAGCGGCCTCCCTCCGGGCCGGGGGACCGCCGCGGAGGGCGCGCGGCTCTACCAGCAGCTCTGCGCCTCCTGCCACGGCCTGGCCGCCGAAGGGCAGACCATCAACCCCGCCCTGGTGGTGCGGGGGACGCCGGAGGAGGCCTTCCGGGCTCGGGGAATCGGCGAATTCTGGCCTTACGCGACAACGCTTTACGACTACATCCGGCGGTCGATGCCCCAGACGGCGCCGGGCAGCCTCACGCCCGACCAGGTCTACGCGCTGGTCGCCTTCCTGCTGGCCGAGAATGGCCGGATCGGGCGCGACGAGGTCGTGGACCAGACCACGCTTCCCGCCGTCGAGATGCCGGGGCGGACCCGCTTCGTGCTGGACGACCGGACGGGTGGTCCGACCATCCGGTAG
- a CDS encoding cold shock domain-containing protein, with product MRTKGTVKWFNDEKGFGFITVEGGGKDCFVHHSAIKADGFRSLSEGDKVEFDMVQGTKGPAAENVTKV from the coding sequence ATGCGTACCAAGGGCACCGTGAAGTGGTTCAACGACGAGAAGGGCTTCGGCTTCATCACCGTCGAGGGCGGCGGCAAGGATTGCTTCGTCCATCACTCGGCGATCAAGGCCGACGGCTTCCGCTCGCTGAGCGAAGGTGACAAGGTGGAGTTCGACATGGTCCAGGGCACCAAGGGCCCGGCCGCGGAGAACGTCACCAAGGTCTGA
- a CDS encoding thioesterase family protein, producing MGEWHLGFDVRWADLDPNQHVRHTAYADYGTHVRMSWLASAGFDAARFEALRIGPVILLEQNRYLKEVAAGDRLEYDLKVAGASEDASRFRLRHEIRRGDGRVAARIEVEGGWMDLDARRLKPPPPELAAALRALVPTDDFERLEPYGSRRARGERDGVGEERPSRGEAGEGDRNA from the coding sequence ATGGGCGAATGGCACCTGGGCTTCGACGTGCGCTGGGCCGATCTCGATCCCAACCAGCACGTGCGACACACGGCGTACGCGGACTACGGCACCCACGTGCGGATGTCGTGGTTGGCGAGCGCCGGGTTCGACGCGGCCCGCTTCGAGGCTCTGCGCATCGGGCCGGTGATCCTGCTGGAGCAGAATCGCTATCTCAAGGAAGTCGCCGCGGGGGATCGGCTGGAGTACGACCTCAAGGTCGCGGGTGCGTCGGAGGACGCGTCGCGCTTCCGGCTGCGCCACGAGATCCGGCGGGGCGACGGAAGGGTCGCCGCGCGCATCGAGGTGGAGGGAGGATGGATGGACCTCGACGCGCGCCGTTTGAAGCCGCCGCCGCCGGAGCTCGCCGCCGCCCTCCGGGCGCTGGTGCCGACGGACGACTTCGAACGCCTCGAACCGTACGGAAGCCGCCGCGCGCGCGGCGAGCGGGATGGCGTCGGCGAGGAGCGTCCGAGCCGCGGCGAGGCGGGCGAGGGAGACCGCAACGCCTGA
- a CDS encoding metalloregulator ArsR/SmtB family transcription factor, whose amino-acid sequence MSTLRLSGPEVRQVAARFRALAEPSRLAVLNGLMGGERTVSELVDATGLRQANVSKHLQVLHRAGFVERRREGLWVRYRVADPGVERLCALMCERVPPVRPRRAATRDAASER is encoded by the coding sequence GTGAGCACCCTGCGCCTGTCGGGGCCGGAGGTTCGGCAGGTGGCGGCGCGGTTCCGGGCGCTGGCCGAACCCTCGCGCCTGGCGGTGCTGAACGGATTGATGGGCGGGGAACGCACCGTGTCGGAGCTGGTCGACGCCACCGGGCTGCGGCAGGCGAACGTCTCCAAGCATCTCCAGGTGCTGCACAGGGCGGGGTTCGTCGAGCGCCGGCGCGAGGGGCTCTGGGTGCGCTACCGCGTGGCCGACCCCGGGGTCGAGCGGCTCTGCGCCCTCATGTGCGAGCGCGTGCCCCCCGTGCGGCCGCGTCGCGCAGCCACGCGGGACGCCGCGTCGGAGCGCTGA
- a CDS encoding 4Fe-4S dicluster domain-containing protein, with product MTTTAASAARWAKVIDHTRCIGCHACSTACKSENLVPLSVNRTYVKYVEVGEFPQARRAFQVTRCNQCENPPCVAACPTAAMFQRPDGIVDFDKAACIGCKACIAACPYDAIFINPDDHSAEKCNFCAHRLDVGLEPACVVVCPTQAILVGDLDDPLSEVSRIVHRDAVSVRRPEKETRPKLFYKGATQATLDPLAARRPDGGLYLWSEQPSGPHTVASGHPRKGRSAAAALLAYDVGHSVPWDWRVSLYTWTKSVAAGAYLVPLALGLAGVLGWTSDLWGWGAPGVGLAFLGLTGLLLIWDLEHPTRFWYLFVRPQRRSWLVRGGFIIGGYAAMLLAQLGLAVTGRSGATPWLAIAGVPLAVLTAVYTAFLFSQSRGRDLWQNPLLPVHLLAQAGMAGSGVLALLAPAFGAWPLPALRWVFLWSTAGHVLLVLSEALGAGATAHARLAHHELIRGAWAGWFWGGLLLSLVGVLAPWWGVPSLVAGLVGLFLFEHAFVQAGQSVALA from the coding sequence TTGACCACGACTGCCGCTTCCGCCGCGCGCTGGGCCAAGGTCATCGACCACACGCGCTGTATCGGGTGCCATGCCTGCTCGACCGCGTGCAAGTCCGAGAACCTGGTGCCCCTCTCCGTCAACCGAACGTACGTCAAGTACGTGGAGGTGGGCGAGTTCCCCCAGGCCCGCCGCGCCTTCCAGGTCACGCGCTGCAACCAGTGCGAGAACCCGCCCTGCGTGGCCGCGTGCCCCACGGCCGCCATGTTCCAGCGGCCCGATGGGATCGTCGACTTCGACAAGGCCGCGTGCATCGGCTGCAAGGCCTGCATCGCCGCCTGTCCCTACGACGCCATCTTCATCAACCCGGACGACCACTCCGCCGAGAAGTGCAACTTCTGCGCGCACCGTCTCGACGTGGGGCTGGAGCCCGCCTGCGTGGTCGTCTGTCCCACGCAGGCGATCCTCGTGGGGGACCTGGACGATCCGCTCTCCGAGGTCTCGCGCATCGTGCACCGGGATGCCGTCTCCGTCCGGCGTCCGGAGAAGGAGACCCGACCCAAGCTGTTCTACAAGGGTGCCACCCAGGCCACGCTCGATCCGCTGGCGGCCCGCCGCCCGGACGGGGGCCTCTATCTCTGGAGCGAGCAGCCCTCCGGACCGCACACCGTCGCCAGCGGTCACCCGCGCAAGGGACGCAGCGCCGCCGCGGCCCTGCTGGCCTACGACGTCGGGCACAGCGTGCCGTGGGACTGGCGCGTGAGCCTGTACACCTGGACCAAGTCGGTGGCCGCCGGCGCCTACCTGGTGCCGCTGGCCCTCGGCCTGGCCGGGGTGCTCGGGTGGACCTCCGACCTGTGGGGGTGGGGCGCGCCCGGTGTGGGGCTGGCCTTCCTGGGGCTGACGGGGCTGTTGCTCATCTGGGATCTCGAGCACCCGACGCGCTTCTGGTACCTGTTCGTCCGGCCCCAGCGGCGCAGCTGGCTCGTCCGGGGTGGCTTCATCATAGGCGGATACGCTGCGATGCTCTTGGCCCAGTTGGGCCTGGCCGTCACGGGTCGCAGCGGCGCGACGCCCTGGTTGGCGATCGCGGGCGTTCCGTTGGCCGTCCTCACGGCGGTCTATACGGCGTTCCTGTTCTCGCAGTCGCGCGGTCGCGACCTCTGGCAGAACCCGCTCCTCCCCGTGCACCTGCTGGCCCAGGCCGGGATGGCCGGCTCGGGCGTGCTGGCGCTGCTCGCTCCGGCCTTCGGAGCCTGGCCCCTTCCGGCCCTGCGCTGGGTCTTCCTCTGGAGCACGGCCGGGCATGTCCTGCTGGTCCTCAGCGAAGCGCTGGGCGCCGGCGCCACGGCCCACGCGCGCCTCGCGCACCACGAGCTGATCCGGGGCGCCTGGGCGGGCTGGTTCTGGGGCGGGCTGCTGCTCTCCCTGGTCGGCGTGCTGGCCCCCTGGTGGGGCGTGCCTTCCCTGGTGGCTGGGCTGGTGGGGCTGTTCCTCTTCGAGCACGCGTTCGTGCAGGCCGGGCAATCGGTGGCCCTGGCGTGA
- a CDS encoding rhodanese-like domain-containing protein: MFFRQIFEEKLAQYAYLVGCQRTGEALVIDPMRDVERYRRIAADEGLRLVAATETHIHADFLSGVRELVEAHGVTAWLSAEGGEGWEYTWPDPARHDVRWLRHGDAFHVGHIRLEAVHTPGHTPEHLSFLVTDEGGGASEPMGIASGDFVFVGDLGRPDLLETAAGVAGAMEPSARRLFASATRFLELPDWLQVWPGHGAGSACGKALGAVPESTVGYERRFSAALDVVQRSEQEFVDYILSGQPEPPVYFAEMKRLNRDGPPLLGALPEPGRLDAAGLRAAVADPGTVVVDTRADRAAWMRGHLAGSLYAPLDKTFPTIVGSYVTLEQKVVLIVDEERVQEAVLDLVRIGYDHVPGWADPSLLADATDLVSTDVIDMAELERRRHRAGALTLDVRRLDEYEAGHVPGALNIAHTRLRLREGEVPKDREVLVYCRTGARAAPATALLERDGYRAVYVDDEFAAWAPQAVHPA; the protein is encoded by the coding sequence ATGTTCTTCCGACAGATCTTCGAGGAGAAGCTGGCGCAGTACGCCTACCTGGTCGGCTGCCAGCGCACCGGCGAAGCCCTCGTGATCGATCCCATGCGGGACGTGGAGCGCTACCGTCGCATCGCGGCGGACGAAGGGCTCCGGCTGGTCGCGGCCACGGAGACCCACATCCACGCCGACTTCCTCTCGGGCGTGCGGGAGCTGGTGGAGGCGCATGGGGTGACGGCCTGGCTGTCGGCCGAAGGAGGAGAGGGCTGGGAGTACACGTGGCCCGATCCCGCGCGTCACGACGTGCGCTGGCTGCGTCACGGGGACGCCTTCCACGTCGGCCACATCCGCCTCGAAGCGGTGCACACGCCCGGCCACACACCCGAGCACCTGAGCTTCCTCGTCACGGACGAAGGCGGAGGCGCCAGCGAGCCCATGGGGATCGCGTCGGGGGACTTCGTCTTCGTCGGCGACCTGGGCCGCCCCGACCTGCTGGAGACCGCGGCGGGTGTGGCCGGGGCGATGGAGCCTTCCGCGCGTCGTCTGTTCGCCTCCGCCACGCGCTTCCTGGAGCTTCCCGACTGGCTCCAGGTCTGGCCCGGCCACGGGGCCGGCAGCGCCTGCGGCAAGGCCCTGGGTGCCGTCCCCGAGTCCACCGTGGGCTACGAGCGGCGCTTCAGCGCCGCGCTGGACGTGGTACAGCGCTCCGAGCAGGAGTTCGTGGACTACATCCTGAGCGGGCAACCGGAGCCGCCGGTGTACTTCGCGGAGATGAAGCGACTGAACCGGGACGGGCCGCCGCTGCTGGGCGCGCTGCCGGAGCCGGGCCGCCTGGATGCGGCCGGCCTGCGCGCCGCCGTCGCCGACCCCGGCACGGTGGTCGTGGACACGCGCGCCGATCGCGCGGCGTGGATGCGCGGACACCTGGCAGGCAGCCTCTACGCGCCGCTGGACAAGACCTTCCCCACCATCGTCGGGTCGTACGTGACGCTCGAGCAGAAGGTGGTGCTGATCGTGGACGAGGAACGGGTGCAGGAGGCGGTGCTGGACCTGGTCCGCATCGGATACGACCACGTCCCCGGCTGGGCGGATCCCTCCCTGCTGGCGGACGCGACGGATCTGGTCTCCACGGACGTCATCGACATGGCGGAGCTGGAACGGCGCCGCCACCGCGCGGGAGCGCTGACGCTGGACGTACGCCGTCTGGATGAATACGAAGCCGGCCATGTCCCCGGTGCGCTCAACATCGCGCATACGCGCCTGCGGCTTCGCGAAGGCGAGGTGCCGAAGGACCGCGAGGTGCTCGTGTACTGCCGCACCGGCGCGCGGGCCGCGCCCGCCACCGCCCTCCTGGAGCGTGACGGCTACCGCGCCGTCTACGTGGACGACGAGTTCGCGGCCTGGGCGCCGCAGGCGGTGCACCCGGCATGA